TTCGGCCCGGGACCTTCAGCCTGGCTCGTGGCTGATCTGGTGTTGACATTTCCCAGCAGCTGCCAGTTTCCACTTTGGCTGGGCCAGCCGCTTGTCCAaccttcttttttttttcccccccgtCCCTGTGGGGGCAGTGAAGGTGGTGATCTCCGATTGCAAAGCGATCTCGTTGCGATGACTCAccgggctgaggagcggcagacaGAGTTCAGTTTGGCTCAGTGCGAGGTGTCGCATTTTGGTACACCGAAACAAagttgtgtgagagagagagagagagacagagggggcAAATCACCTACGTAAAGGGTGGGGAATGAGGGTACGGTTAAAGGACATTAGGATAAGTCCGTCCGCCAACaggaaaggtttgtagggatgtgggccaggagcaggcagctggtgggtggggggggtagTTAGGGCTGAAAggactgtttccacgctgtatgattcGGACTCTCTCTAACCACAGCACCGGCTCTATCGTCCACGTGCCACTCGAAAAGCAGCTGCACGGTgaccgacccccccccccccagtggtCCTGGGCTCTGCTAAAACCCTACCTGGACCCCTCTCAGTTCACGGTCTGACGGAGTACGGTCTGTTTGAAGCAAGGTTCCCGGTTTGATAAAATAAGactttgtccagcaacacggaGAGTTGAAAGGCTTCTGTGTTCCGTGGAGAAACAGCACCCCCGTTATTCCTGGGTTTTATTTTACCGAGAGTGTACAGCCTTAATCCTGAGACAAGACCAATCACACACAATAAGGCAACATGATTGCTAACCGGTTCACCCAGTGATGGTTCCTGGGAAAGGGCTCTTCATTGACGTAGACCACCATCTTCCTTCGAATACCAAGTCGCTGCCTCATGCTCCAGGTTGGGGAAAAATCCCCTCGTGTTCTCTCTCATCTCCAAGCCAAAATTCAAATGTTAGATCCTCTCAGCCACCTTAAAATCGTGGCCCCCCCCCCACCTCGCAATCACCAATTTCCACCCTGGTCGGTTGGGGGGgggtgaaagagagagacaagTCTCTCTCTATCCATCaatatggggggtggggggcacaaAATTACATGTAAGCATCATCCTGGTGATAAAATTCACTAATATTTTGTGCGCGATTCATTTAAACTGCGCTATCTTTTGCGTTAACTCGACTGGTTTGGATTTTGAGTGAGTATTAAtcttggtgggggggtgggggaagttcCTGATGCTGCAAGGGTCAGCTCTGGCACGATCGATTTGCTcatttcctccctccctccaaCAGAGAGTGGAATACACCGGCGGGGGCCTGATTCTGTGACCGCACCGTTTCCCCCTCGAACCCTGCGCCGTGAGGCCGTCCGTGCGTCACCTTCAAGCACGACATCGGTTTGACCTTTCAATTCCTCACACGACTGGGGGGAGAATGTCCCCTGTGTTTAAACCTCCGTGGTCTCAGTTAGTGTGCGTGCGTTGTCTCGTCCCCTCCTGTTTTAATTTAtgttgtgtgtgggggtggggggggggtctcaTTATTAGAGAGAAACGAACTGTAACCTGTAGGAAATAAAGAGTTGCTCTCTGACGTACACTGCATCCTGAATGGTAAAGAGACAAGCGGTTTGGGGTTGGTAACGTGGTCTTTATTTGCAGATTCTCATTCTACAGGTGAGCGCTCCTTCCCAAGAGGGTGGAGGGTAAAACGCCAGGCGCTATCGAAATTCGAGAGCCGAGCTTCATTTGTTTACTGAAGgaaggggggggcgggggaggagGAGAAAGGGACACGCGAGGGGATTGAAACTGCGATCAGTGCTGAGCCAGCAGGTTGGTCTCTCCCTGGCTGGGGGAAGGGCGGCTGCTCCAACGCAGGAAGTAGACGTTGCCCCCAGCGTCCCCGCACGCCCCCAGGTCCGGGTCGGCTGGGTTAGCCTCCAGGCAGAGGACCGGGGCGCGGCAGCTGAACAGGCCGACCTGcaggagaggggagaggggagagagtcAGAGCCAGGTACTGGGGGGGCCTGGGTCACTGAGGACAGCAAAGCTCACAGCCAGCAATACCTGCTTCAACGACACGCAGTCCCACAGGCGCACGGTCCGGTCGTACGACGCAGTTACAATCAGCTCCTCGGTCTCTGTCACCgctgtcactctgtctgtgtgaacctgaccACAGCACGCAACAGGAAAACACGGTCagcagctccctctacactgtccccccgatcgtggggttagatacagagtaacgcccccctctacactgtcccccctccatcgcggggttagatacagagtaacgcccccctctacactgtcccccctccatcgcggggttagatacagagtaacgcccccctctacactgtcccccctccatcgcggggttagatacagagtaacgcccccctctacactgtcccccctccatcgcggggttagatacagagtaacgcccccctctacactgtcccccctccatcgcggggttagatacagagt
The genomic region above belongs to Chiloscyllium plagiosum isolate BGI_BamShark_2017 unplaced genomic scaffold, ASM401019v2 scaf_79479, whole genome shotgun sequence and contains:
- the LOC122546162 gene encoding telomerase protein component 1-like, which translates into the protein MGDAYFDLAPWGPSEPEACGPSLWLTLVKESHARRPGGARSMLCADSQGSLWCSQWDPTVTPLEEPHVQELSKWTRKQVHTDRVTAVTETEELIVTASYDRTVRLWDCVSLKQVGLFSCRAPVLCLEANPADPDLGACGDAGGNVYFLRWSSRPSPSQGETNLLAQH